The DNA segment CATACGCACGTCCATCAAGACGAGATCCAAGGGCTTGTTATCGACTAAGTTAACCGCCTCGACACCATTACAGGCGTAAGTGACATCAAAGCCTGCCTTGGTGAGCATAGTCCCGGCAATGATTTGGTTGGCGGGACTATCCTCCGCCAGCAAAATGTGGCCTTGGAATTTCTCCTGAGCCACGTATTCCTCTTCAAATTCGTTTGCAAGCGCATCCTTACTCAAGAGTGCCAACTGCATCGCACGGCTTAACGGCTTATTGATCACTTGATCTAGACCTAAGGTCGTCAAGGTTTGGCCTATCTCAGTGCTCATCCCCGACACCAAAGCCACCATGGAGCCATCGGGCGCTAAATGTGCTTTTCGTAATTGGTGGACATCTTTTTCATCCACCTCGAAGAAAAAGGTTTCATCGAGCAGGATAAGATTGAACGGAGCTTTAAATTGCTTGGCGCGTTTAATCGATGGCCAATCCTGCACCTCGACCGTCTCCACGCCATATTGCGAGTATTGTTTCGATACGAGCCTGAGCCAGGTCGCATCTTGATGGGCAAGCAGTACCCGCGAGTGCGCGGGGAAGTAATAGCTATGGCAGAAGTTGCTATCGAGCAGCTGCAAAGACACATAAAAGGTAAAGCAACTGCCCTTACCGAGTTCGCTATGTAATTCGATACTGCCGCCCATCATAGTGATAAGCTCGCTACAGATGGCTAAACCTAGACCCGTGCCTTTGTAGTTGGTGTTGTGGGTATCATGGACTTGGCTGAATTCTTGGAATAATTTGCTTTGTGCCTCCGCCGCAATCCCAATACCGGGATCGGTAACGCGGCAATAGAGTTGCACCTCTGTTTGATGATTGTCCGGCAGCCACATTTCGACGGTAATGGTGCCAGAGGAAGTGAACTTAATCGCATTATCCACTAAGTTATGCAGCACTTGGCGTAAGCGCTGCTGATCGCCAACCACAGTGCGGGGCACATTACGATTTACAAAGCTCACCAGCTGTAATCCCTTCTCAAAGGCTTTAGGTTCCAGAATTTGCAGCACCTGAGCGACCAGTTTGTCCGGTTCAAATTCGTGGGACTCGAGCACCATTTGTCCGGCTTCAATCTTAGAGAAGTCCAAAATATCGTTAATGGTATGCAGCAACGCACTGCCCGCTTCCCGTGCGATATTGGCGTGAATGCGCTGATCCTTACTCAGGGACGAATCGAGTAATAATTCCACCCCGCCTAAAATCGCATTCAGTGGCGAGCGGATCTCATGGCTCATGGTCGCTAAGAAGCGCGATTTGACTCGACTGCCCTGCTCGGCTTGTTCCTTAGCTAATTGCAACTTGAGTTCGTTGGCTTTGCGCTCGGAAATATCCCGTAAAAAGGCCGTAAACAGCACTTCATCACCAAGCTGAATAGGCACAACCTCAAGCTCAATGGGAATTTGATGACCCGCCTTGCAACGGGCCTGCAATTCAACCCGTTTATTGAGGATTTGCCCTTCACCCGTTTGTTTGTAATGGGCCATCCCTTGTCGGTGCTCATGGTGGTGCTCATCAGGAATGATTAAGTCTTCTAACAAGGCCCCAACCGCCTCTTCGCGGCTGTAACCAAAGAGCCGTGTGGCCGCGAGGTTAAACTCGATCACTTTCCCCGACATATCGATAGTGATCAAACAATCTTGGCTCGCCGCTAAGGTGGCAAGCAGCACTGACTCGGTTTTCGCCGCGGCAATTTCTTTGCGTTTTGCTTCGGATAAATCTTTGACTAAACCGATAAACATCGCCCGATTGTCGATGCTCATCTGCGACACAGATAAAGCAATGGGAAACAACTGCCCATCCTTACGTTGCGCCGTTAACTCGCGGCTGGTGCCGATGATTTTGGCAACATGGGTCGTGAAGTACTGTTGAATGTAACCATCGTGCAGCGATCTTTGGTCGAACGGCATGAAAATCGACACATTCTGGCCAATCAATTCATTGTGAGCATAACCAAAGAGTCGACTGACGGCGGGATTGATGTCGGTGATGATGCCAAATTCATTGATGATCACAAAGCCATCGACCGCCGATTCTAGAATAGTGTTAAGACGGATATTCGCCGCTTCCAACGCCTTGGTCCGCGCATCGACCTTATCCACCATGTTGTTGAAAGCGCAAGTCATCTGGGCGATTTCATCCTTGCCATTCACGGGGACACGCACCCCCAATTCCCCCGCTAAAATGCGTTTCGAGGCGCTGGTCAGCTGGGTTAAATTACGGGTGAGATAATGCCCCAGCAGCAGTGAAAACAAGGCCACCAGCAACATTTCTACCCCTGCTATCGAGAGGATCTGCTGTGTCACTGTATGAACGAGGTTCTCAAGGCTTTGTGTCTCAAAGCCCATACTGACTGAGCCAAAATGATAGCCATTGACTTCAATGGATTGCACCAGATCGAAGATCCCATCATCAACTTGATCTAAGTGTTTATCCGCCTGATGGGAGACTTGAATGTATTTATCGGCGCCGCCATAGGCCAAAATACGGTTCTGATCAGACACAGTGACGTACAGCACTTCCTTGTGACTCAGCAGCTCTTGGATCAATGACTGCAGCGTGGCGAGATCGTTGCTGATCACCGCATCCTGCGCGGCGACCGAAAACAAGGTTAAGGTGGCCTCGGCCCGTTTTTCAATTTGCGACTGATTGGACAATTTAAGGTAGTTAATGCTGGTGTACACCAACAAAAACAATAGTAAGCCTTCGATTAAGGCGATCCCTAAAATGGTTTTCAGTCTAAAGGACACACTATTTCTCCTCGAGCGGCTTGGTTAATGTCCCCAGTTTTAATTCACGAACATCATCCCAATCCTTGTCTTCTGCCGCCACAAAGGAAGAAAAGTCGACGGATTGTAGTAAGGCTTGCCCCTGTGGCGTCGTGGATAGCGCCATTAATTGTTCGAGTAACTGCTGACGCTGCGCCTTTGTCACTCTCGGATGGGTTGCAATGGCGTGGGGCGTGTAGGTTGGCGACTGCCAAAGCACATTTAGCTGCTGTTTTTGTGCATCGGTCAAATTGTTAAAGGTGCGCTGCACCCCGCCACCAGCATCAACGAGTCCTTGAAGTACTGCTAAGTAAACCGAGTCATGGGAGCCAACATATTTCACCTGCACATCGATATTACCCTGCTTTAAATGCGCTCTCGGTAATACGCTGGCCGCGAATGCGGCAGGTGCGGGAAAAGCTAAGGTTTTGCCCGCAAGCTCGGTTAAGGACTTTATCGGCGAATCCTTACGGACAACGAGCAATCCTTTCAGTTTTTTGTCCTTTTCCCGCGCAAGCGCTTGGTAGCCAGGTACTTCATGGAACACCACATAATGATAGGGATTCATATAGGCAATATCGTATTGCCCGTCTTTCAGGCGTTGCTCAAAGGTGGGAATATCGGGCGCCGTTGCAAATTGCAATTGATAATTTGCATTTTCGGACAAGGCCGCCAAGATTGGCGGCCATAGCTTAGCCAGTTGAATAGCCGATTGCTGAGGAACTATGCCAAAGGTCAATATGGGTTTTGTGTTTTTTGCGACGAGAGGAGCTTGGGCATTAACCGGTGAAATTAAACTTATCATAAGAATTATCAAACAGATAAATTGCCAATGACTCGCCTTATTCGGTGTCGACTGGGTGCTTAATGTCGAAAACTTATCCATGCTAAATGTCCTTTTGTTAATGATATGCAGGCTACACAGGGTGCCTCAACCTAGCGCGCCCTGAGGTGATATCAGCAACCCCTATGCCACAAAAAATACCACCAATAAAAACAATCACCTTGGAGAACATTGCACAAAAGATAAACTCACTATGGATGACGGATTTGCATTTTGCAACAAACTACAAAAAATCAGTCTTTAGCTTGGTCTTTTCAGCGCATGTAGACAGTATCAACCTCAATTAGCAGGCTTTTTTTAAATGGGCATAGCTCTTGCTATCGAAGAATATTCGCCATTATCGGAGCCAGACTATGCCGCTCTCTTCGTTGTCATCGATGCAAGCCGTTACCTTGTCTGTGCTGGTCGTGGAAGATACGGACAGTGAGCGCCTTTATATCACACAGCTATTGAGGCAATTTGGTTGGTTAGTTCAGAGCCTAAGCAATGGTCAGGAGGCGGTGGATTATCTCGCGCACAACGAGGTACATATTATTGTCAGCGATTGGCGCATGCCCAAGATGAATGGTATTGAGCTGTGCCAAATCGTTAAAAATCATCAATTACCGCCCTTTGTGATCCTGTTAACTTCTAATAATCAGACCGCCGACATAGTGCTGGGTATCGAAGCCGGCGCCGATGATTTTATCTGTAAACCGTTTCACCCAGAGCTACTCAAGGTCAGAATGTTAGCCGCGATGCGTATCGTGCAGCTGCAACACCATCTGAGCCGCAACAATCAACTGTTACAACAAGGGCTGGCTAAGGAATCCGCCATGCTCAGTACCCTAAAACAAGATTTAGTTTCTGCCGCGAAAGTGCAGCGGGAATTGCTGCCCCGCAGTAAAACCTTGCCAAGGGGCTGGCAGTTGCACCATGAGTTTCAACCCGCCCATTACCTTGCCGGGGATTTATATCAGTGTTTTGATTTGGGTGATGGTGAACTTGGTTTTTTCCTTATAGATGCCGCAGGCCATGGCGTTGCCGCCGCACTGCAGAGTGTCAGCCTTGCCCAGCGTTTGTCGCTAGAGCGAACCGATTGGCGTGGCTTGTCGCCGCAGGAGATAGTCAATCAACTCAATCGTGAGTTGAGCGATCCTGATAATACTGGCCGTTTCGTGACTCTGCTACTTGGAAAGATCCATACCCAGACTGGCGAGCTGCGCCTGTGCAGCGCCGGCCATCCTGCGCCGTTACTGCTGAGTGAAACTGACTGCGCGCCTTTGCCTCTTGATACCGAATTGCCCCTTGGGATCCACGCCGCCGTGCAGTATCAAGATCAACTCATAAGGCTTGCACCTGGGGCTCGACTCTTGCTGTTTTCCGATGGTGCCTACGAGTGCCAACACCCTAAATTTGGTTTTTTTGGCTTAGAACGATTACAAGCCCTGTGCCGTAATGCCTACAGCCTAAACGACCAAGACTTGCTGCGCCATTTAAGCCACGCCTTAAAGCTGTGGCAAAGCGGCACAACCCAAGATGATATTTCCATGATGTTAATTACTTACCCATCTGCCAACTATGCCAATACGGCTCTGGAGGCCCTATGAACAGCTTGCAGTTTAATCTCACCCATGAACAGTGGCGTCAACATCCCTTCTGTGACGAGTTAGAGCAGTTTATGTTGATGCAAAATGTGCATGAACGCCAACGCTTTAAAGTGATTACCTGCGTACTCGAAGCGGTAAGTAATGTGATTAGCCATACTCAGGATACCCATGAGCCTATAGTGTTGATCGTGCATTGTAACCACGACCGTATCGTCGTCGATTTACTCGATCATTCCCCCACAGTGCCCAAGGTTGCCTTCGAGGAGTGTCCAAACCAACTGAGCGAGCATGGCCGTGGCCTGTGGATCATGTACAACTGGATGGATGCGGTGCGTTTTCAAACCACAGTGCTTGGCTCACACTTAAGATTAACCTTACTGCGTCATCATTAAACCCGATCGATACCAAATCTAGCGGTAGGCTTACCAACCGCTAGGTTTGGTTTTCGTGTTACACAATCCCCATTGCAAATTGCAATGCATTTTCAAATCTGACTATAGCGCCCAGTTAACAAGCAAAATAACCACCTGATTTTAATCAATAAAAATCTTGGCCTGATAAATGCTTTCTGAAGATGCGGTTTCAATACTAACTGGCAGGCAGAGGTGATTATCATGAAATTCTTCCCACTTGAAAAATACAACGCGAGCCTAGTGATATTTCCAACCGAGATGATGATGGCCAACACGCCCACCCACAGGGCCGCGCTATTGCGCCATATGGAGCAGAACACCAACCGCTTAATCATCAATCTTGAACAAGTGAAATATATCGACTCTAGCGGATTGTCGGTGCTGATCTCCGCCCTTAAGCGGGCGCAGCAACAAGATGGTGAAATTCTGCTGTTATCACCCTCGGCCCATGTGCGTGCCCTGATCGAACTGACGCGCTTACATCAGATATTCAGTATTTATGAAGATCAAGACGCGGCCATCGCGCACTTTAGTTGCCACTAGTTCAGCGTGAGCATCAGCTAAGAGGGAGTGACATCATGGAAACCTTATCACACCGCCATGTAGGCAAGATTGAATGCAAACGCCGTTTTTCCTTTAGCCTAGCAACCCTAGGCGCCTCTATTTGCATGTTAACGGCCTGCGTCACTCCCCAGCGCACCACTCAGGACCAACTCTGTCAGCAACAGGCCGGAGAATATTGCCACTACTTTGGGCCACAAACCTCCTATCTGCGTCAGGCGGATCAACAGTTGTTAACAGCGCAAACGGAAAACCTCAGTTTTAATCCAACAGCAGTTCAAAACGTTAGCGCCACATTCAGCGATACTGCCGCCTTAGATGTGCAGCTCTCTGTGGGTGATAAATTGCGGGTAGGAGTTTTACATGGCGAGGATTTCAGTGCCGATGTCGAAATTGATGCCAACGGCCAAATCTATCTGCCCTACTTACCGCCCATCAATGCCCAAGGCTTAACAATCGCCTCCCTCAAGCAGCGCATAAGTCAAACCTTAGTGAGCGAGCAATTGATGCAGGCCAGCAGTGTGCGCGTCAATATCAGCCCCATCGCCTGGGCACCGATTGAAGTGACCGTATTAGGTTCAGTGTTTGAACCTGGGCAGCACTTTATCAATCAAAAATCCGATACCGAAATTAAGGATGACGATAAGAGCCATAGCGGCGATCAGGCCAGTGATAGAACCATAGCCGCCGCCCTTCGCGCATCCGGAGGTGTTAGACCCGACGCCCAGATCCGCCAGGTACGCGTGATCCGCGGCCAGCAACATTTTTTACTGGATTTATCTGGGGTAATTAGCGGCACCCAAGTGCCACGTTTCCTCTTAAGTGCTGGCGATCAAATCTTTGTCCCAAGTACCCGTCGTTTTGAGGATAAACTGGTGCGTCCCTCGCAGATCACCGCGCCTGGGATCCGGGTGTTTATTTCAAACTTAACCCAACCGGCGAGCAGTAACTCACAATCTGCCGTCGATACCGAAGCGACACGTTTCCCCTACGGCACACGTCTGCTCACAGGTGCGATTGCGGCCAACTGTGTTGGCGGCGCCCAAAGCACCAATGCCAGTCGCCATGTGTTACTGGTGACCCGCAATCCGCTCTCGGATCAAACCGATATCGTCGAGCGTTCATTGGACAGCTTGATCCGTGAGTCTTGGCAGCCACAAATGAACCCCGTGTTGCTCCCCGGTGACGGCATCGCCTGTTATGACTCTGGCGTGACCAATGTGCGTGAGATTGCGCGCAGCTTAACCGACTTACTGGTGCCCGCAAGTTTACTCGGTTTGCTGTAGTACGAAACCAGCGCTTGGGTGACAGATTACGTCACCCCTAGGACGATTCGACGAGGGGACATTGATCATGAAAGCATCTCAGGAAGGCTACCCTCTACTGTGGTTAAAGCGTGCGCTGGTCAATGGCAGCAGCCTGCCCGCCCCCGCCCGCCGTAAGTTATATCTAAAGACCGTGTTGTCGGCATTAGCGGTGATTTGGCTGATCACAGGTCTTGTCATCGTTATCACCCCAACCCGCTATACCTGCAAATGGGTGTTGATTTTACCCGGTGCGGGCGCAGGCGCCGTCGTGAGTTTGGACAGCCTAGGTCAAGCCAGCAGTTCGAGCAGTTCTCCTTATCTGAGTTCTGCCATCGATCCACGGGAAAACTACAAGGCCATCGCCTTAAGCGACAAGCTATTAAGCGATGCCGCAGCGCAATTAGACCTAAAAGCCTCAGCGCTGGGCACGCCTAAGTTAAAACTCCCCAGCCAAACTGGACTGATGGAGTTCAGTATCAGCGCTAACAGCGCCGAGCTTGCCGAGCAAAAGGCATGGGCACATTACCGCACTCTGCAGGGCACACTCTCACACCTGAGAATCGATGAAATCCATATCCGTGAAAACGGCGTCAGAATGGGACTGGAGAGCTTTGCCGATAAAGTGCATCAGAGTCAGGCCAATATTGTCGCCTTCCAATCTAAGACTGGGCTGGTCTCGTTGGATCAATTTAAGGAAGTGGCGGTCACCATTGAGCATTTACGCCAAAGCCAAGTCAATCTTACCGCTAAACTCAATGGCGGCCTTGCCAGTCAGCAACTGTTGGAGGCCGATTTATCCCTGACGGCAACCCAATCCACTGACTTGCTCAAGCTGAAAAATGATCAGCTGTTCCAACAACTCTTATTCAAATATACCGAATCGACCGCGCTACTGGTGGGGCTCAATGGTCATTATGGCGAGCAACATCCGCAAGTGCTGAGCGCCAAGACAGAGCAAAAAACCATGTTGGCTGCATTGCATAGCCGCTGCCAAAAATTGTTGGCGCGCTGCGATCCAAAGTTGATGTTGATCCTCTCCGTCGATGATATCGATGGCCGCGCCGCGCTGATGCAAAAACTGATTAATATCACCACAGAAAACGAAGGCTTAGCCCATGAACTGGCGTCCTTGAGCACCCAGATTGATGAATGGGAAACCCGGCTAAAACACAGTAATGACGACGCCGCTAAGCTTGAGGATTTACACCGCGACCATCAACTTGCCACCGCAGTGTTTACTTCCGCGATTGCTAAAATTGATGTGGGTAAGGCCGACATCTTCTCCGCTTACCCGTTATTACAGCTGTTTGCAGCACCGACTCGCCCCGAAAAGCCTGACAAGCTGGGCTTGATTCTAACCTTAGTGGGTGGCATTGCCGCCTCAATGATGGTCATTGTCGGATTGAGCATACTATGGATACGCAAACCTATACTCCAGAAAATTCTGACGAACGACTAGTCTGGTTCGCCATTACGGGCACTTACTTCTTTTGGTTCTTAGGTGCCATGTATTTGATTGCCCCAGTGATTGGTTGGATCTTAGTGCTGCGAATGCTCGGCAGACTGCTGTTTTACGCAGAAGGATGCCGGATTTCGTTACCGATAATAAGTTGGATATTTGCCATGTTGTTGATGCTACTGGCATTAGTCATAGGCCATCTGGTAGAGCATTTAGGCATAGCCCAATTGATTAAATCCTCCATTGGTTGGGCTAAGGGCTGGGCGCTGCTGGCGGTATTTCCGCTGATTGGCGGTTTGCACATTCGGCCACAGCTGATTTACCGCGCCTGCTGTGTGGTCGGCAAACATACCTTGATATTGTTTCCGCTGTTTGTACTCGCTTGGCTGCTCCACCTGCCGACGACCTTATATGTCTCCCCCTTAAGCATTGTCGGCGGACCTGGGCCTGAATTTTTTGCCGTCAGCCTGTATGAAATCGACCCTGGCAGCGGTATGCCAAGGTGGCGGCTATTTACCCCTTGGGCGCCTGCACTTGGCATGGTAGGCAACTTTTATTTTCTGTTTGCCCTGCAGGAAACCAACAAGCGTTATCGCTTCTATGGCTTGGCTGGCAGTATCTTGATGGTACTTATCTCCCAATCCAGACTCGCCATCCTCTGCTGCCTTGCCCTCGTCTGTTATTTCAACTTTATTCGCTATGCCAAATCCCCTTGGTTGTATTTATTGGTGAGTCCATGTTTTTTATTAGCGGGCATTTTTGGCGAGGCGGTACTGTCTAGCATTGAAGCCAGTATTCACAGCGTTAAAGCCGCCAGAGCCGACTCGACTCGGGTACGTGAGGCCCTTGGCCAAATCGCCCTCGAGCGCTGGGCAAACGAGGCGATTGTCTGGGGCCATGGCATTGTTGAGCGCGGCCCCCATATGGTGGAGTACATGCCGATTGGCTCGCACCACACTTGGTACGGCCTTTTGTTTGTGAAGGGGATCGTTGGCGCCTTCGCACTGGCGTTGGCCTTGTTTGTCAGCGTGCTCTGCCTGCTACCCAGTTTGATGCAATCGAGACTCTCGGCGGTAGGAATGGCGGTACTGATGATTTTACTGCTTTACACCTTTGGTGAGAATCTGGAGATCCTCGCCTATCTCTTCTGGCCAGGACTCATAGTGCTCGGTATTGCCCACAATCAGGCAAGACAAGCGGCAAGTCTTCGCCATAAGAGCTCATTATTGGAACCATCACAACAATCATCGCAACAATCATCAGAAGCCACTCAACCGAGTGCTCAGTGAGATCCCTTCGAGAGTTTTTCGTTGTCATTTCAATACTCGCGGCCGTTGCAACTTGATTTGCATTTTGCAATGGACCGCAACGCCTAAGGATCTGCTAAATCGCAATCTAGCCAATATGTTTCTAAACATATGTTTTTAAACCATAAAATAAACATTAAAAAGCTGGCATAGAAACTGAATAGTCAGAAAAGGCACTCTTAACTGATAGGTGTTGCGATGAGCAGATGGGCATTGATACAAACCCTCAGGGACAACCAAGGTATTCGCCAATTGGCTAGCAGCATACTTTGGTTATGCTCTGCTCAAGTTGGCGGGCGCATCGTGCGCCTTGGCAGCAGTATCATCTTAGCCCGTTTACTCACACCCGAGGTCTTCGGTCAAGTCGCGATCATTTTGACCAGTTTTGAGATCCTCAGCATTTTCATCCGCAGGATCACTTCGGCGTTGCTGATCAAGATGGACGACAACGCCTTTACCGCTCATCTTGCCAGCGCCAATCTGATCAATATTTTTGTGTGTGTACTGTCTTTTGTTGCCTTGAGCTTACTCAGTGGATTGCTCGCCCTTTACTATCAAGACGCACAGATAGTGAAACCTATGATACTCATGGCAACAAGCTATTTGCTCCTCCCCTTTGGCATGCTGCATGCCGCCGCCAACCTACGCCAAAATAAGATGCGTATCGTTGCAAAAGCCAACCTGTGGCAGACGGTGGCCGATGGTTTGCTCACCGCCCTCCTAGCGTTATGCGGAATGGGGATTTGGGGGATTATTCTGCCCAAGGTGCTGGTGGTC comes from the Shewanella seohaensis genome and includes:
- a CDS encoding PAS domain S-box protein, which gives rise to MSFRLKTILGIALIEGLLLFLLVYTSINYLKLSNQSQIEKRAEATLTLFSVAAQDAVISNDLATLQSLIQELLSHKEVLYVTVSDQNRILAYGGADKYIQVSHQADKHLDQVDDGIFDLVQSIEVNGYHFGSVSMGFETQSLENLVHTVTQQILSIAGVEMLLVALFSLLLGHYLTRNLTQLTSASKRILAGELGVRVPVNGKDEIAQMTCAFNNMVDKVDARTKALEAANIRLNTILESAVDGFVIINEFGIITDINPAVSRLFGYAHNELIGQNVSIFMPFDQRSLHDGYIQQYFTTHVAKIIGTSRELTAQRKDGQLFPIALSVSQMSIDNRAMFIGLVKDLSEAKRKEIAAAKTESVLLATLAASQDCLITIDMSGKVIEFNLAATRLFGYSREEAVGALLEDLIIPDEHHHEHRQGMAHYKQTGEGQILNKRVELQARCKAGHQIPIELEVVPIQLGDEVLFTAFLRDISERKANELKLQLAKEQAEQGSRVKSRFLATMSHEIRSPLNAILGGVELLLDSSLSKDQRIHANIAREAGSALLHTINDILDFSKIEAGQMVLESHEFEPDKLVAQVLQILEPKAFEKGLQLVSFVNRNVPRTVVGDQQRLRQVLHNLVDNAIKFTSSGTITVEMWLPDNHQTEVQLYCRVTDPGIGIAAEAQSKLFQEFSQVHDTHNTNYKGTGLGLAICSELITMMGGSIELHSELGKGSCFTFYVSLQLLDSNFCHSYYFPAHSRVLLAHQDATWLRLVSKQYSQYGVETVEVQDWPSIKRAKQFKAPFNLILLDETFFFEVDEKDVHQLRKAHLAPDGSMVALVSGMSTEIGQTLTTLGLDQVINKPLSRAMQLALLSKDALANEFEEEYVAQEKFQGHILLAEDSPANQIIAGTMLTKAGFDVTYACNGVEAVNLVDNKPLDLVLMDVRMPEMDGLEATQIILQQHPEQVILAMSANVMKEEIEHCYQVGMKDFIAKPVKQKTLLQVIQKWLPNAVVSLQSPVKPAENTASLLDEPLLAELEQTLGKASLSNMMSIFCDELAQRLENLSALKASQVDEIEDQAHTLKSSSGSFGAAALFVLARKLEACAREQQLGAIPELMAQIDVLGKQTHSVLTERFIQ
- a CDS encoding phosphate/phosphite/phosphonate ABC transporter substrate-binding protein, translating into MDKFSTLSTQSTPNKASHWQFICLIILMISLISPVNAQAPLVAKNTKPILTFGIVPQQSAIQLAKLWPPILAALSENANYQLQFATAPDIPTFEQRLKDGQYDIAYMNPYHYVVFHEVPGYQALAREKDKKLKGLLVVRKDSPIKSLTELAGKTLAFPAPAAFAASVLPRAHLKQGNIDVQVKYVGSHDSVYLAVLQGLVDAGGGVQRTFNNLTDAQKQQLNVLWQSPTYTPHAIATHPRVTKAQRQQLLEQLMALSTTPQGQALLQSVDFSSFVAAEDKDWDDVRELKLGTLTKPLEEK
- a CDS encoding PP2C family protein-serine/threonine phosphatase, producing the protein MPLSSLSSMQAVTLSVLVVEDTDSERLYITQLLRQFGWLVQSLSNGQEAVDYLAHNEVHIIVSDWRMPKMNGIELCQIVKNHQLPPFVILLTSNNQTADIVLGIEAGADDFICKPFHPELLKVRMLAAMRIVQLQHHLSRNNQLLQQGLAKESAMLSTLKQDLVSAAKVQRELLPRSKTLPRGWQLHHEFQPAHYLAGDLYQCFDLGDGELGFFLIDAAGHGVAAALQSVSLAQRLSLERTDWRGLSPQEIVNQLNRELSDPDNTGRFVTLLLGKIHTQTGELRLCSAGHPAPLLLSETDCAPLPLDTELPLGIHAAVQYQDQLIRLAPGARLLLFSDGAYECQHPKFGFFGLERLQALCRNAYSLNDQDLLRHLSHALKLWQSGTTQDDISMMLITYPSANYANTALEAL
- a CDS encoding ATP-binding protein; its protein translation is MNSLQFNLTHEQWRQHPFCDELEQFMLMQNVHERQRFKVITCVLEAVSNVISHTQDTHEPIVLIVHCNHDRIVVDLLDHSPTVPKVAFEECPNQLSEHGRGLWIMYNWMDAVRFQTTVLGSHLRLTLLRHH
- a CDS encoding STAS domain-containing protein, which gives rise to MKFFPLEKYNASLVIFPTEMMMANTPTHRAALLRHMEQNTNRLIINLEQVKYIDSSGLSVLISALKRAQQQDGEILLLSPSAHVRALIELTRLHQIFSIYEDQDAAIAHFSCH
- a CDS encoding polysaccharide biosynthesis/export family protein gives rise to the protein METLSHRHVGKIECKRRFSFSLATLGASICMLTACVTPQRTTQDQLCQQQAGEYCHYFGPQTSYLRQADQQLLTAQTENLSFNPTAVQNVSATFSDTAALDVQLSVGDKLRVGVLHGEDFSADVEIDANGQIYLPYLPPINAQGLTIASLKQRISQTLVSEQLMQASSVRVNISPIAWAPIEVTVLGSVFEPGQHFINQKSDTEIKDDDKSHSGDQASDRTIAAALRASGGVRPDAQIRQVRVIRGQQHFLLDLSGVISGTQVPRFLLSAGDQIFVPSTRRFEDKLVRPSQITAPGIRVFISNLTQPASSNSQSAVDTEATRFPYGTRLLTGAIAANCVGGAQSTNASRHVLLVTRNPLSDQTDIVERSLDSLIRESWQPQMNPVLLPGDGIACYDSGVTNVREIARSLTDLLVPASLLGLL
- a CDS encoding GumC domain-containing protein, with translation MKASQEGYPLLWLKRALVNGSSLPAPARRKLYLKTVLSALAVIWLITGLVIVITPTRYTCKWVLILPGAGAGAVVSLDSLGQASSSSSSPYLSSAIDPRENYKAIALSDKLLSDAAAQLDLKASALGTPKLKLPSQTGLMEFSISANSAELAEQKAWAHYRTLQGTLSHLRIDEIHIRENGVRMGLESFADKVHQSQANIVAFQSKTGLVSLDQFKEVAVTIEHLRQSQVNLTAKLNGGLASQQLLEADLSLTATQSTDLLKLKNDQLFQQLLFKYTESTALLVGLNGHYGEQHPQVLSAKTEQKTMLAALHSRCQKLLARCDPKLMLILSVDDIDGRAALMQKLINITTENEGLAHELASLSTQIDEWETRLKHSNDDAAKLEDLHRDHQLATAVFTSAIAKIDVGKADIFSAYPLLQLFAAPTRPEKPDKLGLILTLVGGIAASMMVIVGLSILWIRKPILQKILTND
- a CDS encoding O-antigen ligase family protein is translated as MDTQTYTPENSDERLVWFAITGTYFFWFLGAMYLIAPVIGWILVLRMLGRLLFYAEGCRISLPIISWIFAMLLMLLALVIGHLVEHLGIAQLIKSSIGWAKGWALLAVFPLIGGLHIRPQLIYRACCVVGKHTLILFPLFVLAWLLHLPTTLYVSPLSIVGGPGPEFFAVSLYEIDPGSGMPRWRLFTPWAPALGMVGNFYFLFALQETNKRYRFYGLAGSILMVLISQSRLAILCCLALVCYFNFIRYAKSPWLYLLVSPCFLLAGIFGEAVLSSIEASIHSVKAARADSTRVREALGQIALERWANEAIVWGHGIVERGPHMVEYMPIGSHHTWYGLLFVKGIVGAFALALALFVSVLCLLPSLMQSRLSAVGMAVLMILLLYTFGENLEILAYLFWPGLIVLGIAHNQARQAASLRHKSSLLEPSQQSSQQSSEATQPSAQ